A single region of the Nocardioides sp. W7 genome encodes:
- a CDS encoding HlyD family efflux transporter periplasmic adaptor subunit produces MRAVRRIGAAAVTLAVAGGGYAAYAAAAEPDAAYRTATVSIADVEETLALAGTLAPAGSADLAFGTDGTISVLTVETGSRVRAGEVLARLDRRPLQRAVRSAQSAVASARAQLESDEDAQAETVGAATTASSGSTGASAPSGSSQPSQHQDQEPEEESSEQPTQSEAPSAQQPTQPVDVSAAMAKALAALAAQQQAVTSTQSAASVAIAEAKAALETQTATCADAFEADPATGPVDGSDDPAEGTAEDTTEESEPADAACTAALATVQDAQQSVATAQDALQTALEALAGTITGAVETLDDVVDTAAGQSPQQSSSASTQSSSQNSSQPTQQSTPQPTQQTTPQSTQQSLPTTSSGSESGGSSGGSAGGPAGRSGTVTAATLARDQASIDEAKAELVAARQALASATLRAPYAGTVAAVAAERGTTTNAGTTVVTVVAHGTTMVRVSATQAQVSALALGQAASVLPAGADEELAGEVSSVGVVADTSSGSATYSVIVTLDGRNLGLPTGATASVAVVVGTAEDVLTVPTSAISSGSVLLVEQRTATRTRVVTGLVGTTRTEVASGLEAGQRVALADLTAALPSADTETGAGPGGGFGADFGGSRGTGGGPPRRPGG; encoded by the coding sequence GTGAGGGCGGTCCGACGCATCGGCGCCGCGGCCGTCACCCTCGCCGTGGCCGGTGGCGGGTACGCCGCGTACGCCGCCGCGGCCGAGCCCGACGCGGCATACCGCACCGCCACGGTGAGCATCGCCGACGTCGAGGAGACCCTGGCCCTGGCGGGGACCCTGGCCCCGGCGGGCAGCGCCGACCTGGCGTTCGGCACCGACGGCACGATCTCCGTGCTGACCGTGGAGACCGGCAGCAGGGTCCGGGCCGGCGAGGTGCTGGCCCGGCTGGACCGCCGCCCGCTGCAGCGCGCCGTCCGGAGTGCCCAGTCGGCCGTCGCGTCCGCGAGGGCGCAGCTGGAGTCGGATGAGGACGCCCAGGCCGAGACTGTCGGCGCGGCGACCACGGCGTCGTCGGGATCGACCGGCGCCTCGGCCCCGTCGGGCTCGAGCCAGCCCAGCCAGCACCAGGACCAGGAGCCCGAAGAGGAGTCGAGCGAGCAGCCCACGCAGAGCGAGGCGCCGTCCGCGCAACAGCCCACCCAGCCCGTGGACGTTTCCGCGGCGATGGCCAAGGCGCTCGCAGCCCTCGCCGCGCAGCAGCAGGCGGTCACCTCGACCCAGTCGGCGGCGTCGGTGGCCATCGCGGAGGCCAAGGCCGCCCTCGAGACCCAGACCGCAACCTGCGCGGACGCGTTCGAGGCGGACCCGGCCACCGGCCCGGTCGACGGCTCGGACGATCCTGCCGAGGGAACCGCCGAGGACACCACGGAAGAGTCGGAACCGGCGGACGCGGCCTGCACGGCTGCGCTCGCCACCGTCCAGGACGCCCAGCAGAGCGTGGCCACGGCGCAGGACGCGCTCCAGACCGCCCTCGAGGCACTCGCCGGCACCATCACCGGCGCCGTCGAGACCCTCGACGACGTGGTGGACACCGCGGCCGGGCAGAGCCCGCAGCAGAGCTCGTCCGCATCCACCCAGAGCTCTTCCCAGAACTCCTCCCAGCCGACGCAGCAGAGCACCCCGCAGCCGACGCAGCAGACGACCCCGCAGTCGACCCAGCAGTCGTTGCCGACGACCTCGTCCGGGTCGGAGTCGGGCGGGTCGTCCGGTGGGTCGGCCGGTGGGCCTGCCGGGCGCTCGGGCACCGTCACCGCCGCCACGCTGGCCCGCGACCAGGCGTCGATCGACGAGGCGAAGGCCGAGCTGGTTGCGGCCCGTCAGGCGTTGGCCTCGGCCACGCTGAGGGCGCCGTACGCCGGAACCGTCGCCGCGGTCGCGGCCGAGAGGGGTACGACGACCAACGCGGGCACGACCGTCGTGACGGTGGTCGCCCACGGCACCACCATGGTGCGGGTGTCGGCGACCCAGGCGCAGGTGAGCGCGCTCGCGCTCGGGCAGGCGGCCTCCGTGCTGCCGGCCGGGGCCGACGAGGAGCTGGCCGGGGAGGTCAGCTCGGTCGGGGTGGTGGCCGACACGTCGTCGGGGAGCGCGACGTACTCCGTCATCGTCACCCTCGACGGCCGCAACCTGGGTCTCCCGACGGGGGCGACCGCGTCCGTCGCGGTCGTCGTCGGGACGGCCGAGGACGTGCTGACGGTCCCGACGTCGGCGATCTCCTCGGGCAGTGTGCTGCTCGTGGAGCAGCGCACCGCGACCCGTACGCGGGTCGTCACCGGCCTCGTCGGGACCACCCGGACCGAGGTCGCCTCCGGTCTGGAGGCGGGTCAGCGGGTCGCGCTCGCCGACCTGACCGCCGCGCTTCCGAGCGCGGACACGGAGACCGGAGCCGGGCCTGGCGGCGGCTTCGGCGCGGACTTCGGCGGCAGCCGGGGGACCGGTGGCGGACCGCCGCGGCGACCGGGTGGCTGA
- a CDS encoding GNAT family N-acetyltransferase has product MNDVLIRPMRPDDVPVAERLSAESFYDLDVRSHRPGLPEPERRPAVRAGNWVTRTQHFLLTDAGGCWVAEVGGELVGFATSFVREGTWFLATYAVRPGLQGHGLGKRLLDTAMTHGRGCLRGMLTASADPKAARRYRLAGFTLHPQMLLRGTVDRSAIPVIDKVREGTAGDVDLLDSLDRQTRGAAHGPDHQLMLAAWRLLVSDTTSGSGYAYVGPDGSLALLAASNRRTATRLLWAALAGTTGETVVPHLTVANEWAIDVGMAARLELHQEGYLGLRGMKPPAPYVHNGALL; this is encoded by the coding sequence GTGAACGACGTGCTGATCCGGCCGATGCGGCCCGACGACGTCCCGGTGGCGGAGCGGCTGAGCGCCGAGAGCTTCTACGACCTCGACGTCCGGTCACATCGGCCTGGCCTGCCGGAGCCGGAGCGCCGCCCGGCCGTCCGCGCCGGCAACTGGGTGACCCGCACGCAGCACTTCCTCCTCACCGACGCCGGCGGCTGCTGGGTCGCGGAGGTCGGCGGCGAGCTGGTCGGGTTCGCGACCTCGTTCGTGCGCGAGGGCACCTGGTTCCTCGCGACGTACGCCGTACGACCGGGTCTGCAGGGCCACGGGCTCGGCAAGCGGCTGCTCGACACGGCGATGACGCACGGCCGGGGCTGTCTGCGCGGGATGCTCACGGCCTCCGCCGACCCGAAGGCGGCGCGGCGCTACCGCCTGGCGGGCTTCACGCTGCACCCGCAGATGCTCCTGCGCGGCACCGTCGACCGCAGCGCGATCCCCGTGATCGACAAGGTCCGCGAGGGCACGGCCGGCGACGTCGACCTGCTCGACTCGCTGGACCGGCAGACCCGGGGGGCGGCGCACGGACCGGACCACCAGCTGATGCTCGCCGCGTGGCGGCTGCTGGTCTCGGACACCACCAGCGGGTCCGGCTACGCCTACGTCGGTCCCGACGGCAGCCTGGCGCTGCTCGCCGCGAGCAACCGTCGTACGGCGACGCGGCTGCTGTGGGCCGCGCTCGCCGGCACCACCGGCGAGACCGTCGTCCCGCACCTCACCGTGGCCAACGAGTGGGCGATCGACGTGGGGATGGCCGCGCGCCTGGAGCTGCACCAGGAGGGCTACCTGGGACTGCGCGGGATGAAACCGCCGGCGCCGTACGTTCACAACGGTGCCCTGCTGTGA
- a CDS encoding ABC transporter permease: protein MSWLETLRAAAEAVRAHRLRSVLTMLGIVIGISSVILTVGLGQGAQDQVRQQISALGSNLLIISPGSSTDSSGLRGGFGSASTLTLRDATAIADETVVPDASEVAPTTSTSASLEAGETNWTSSVVGTTTSWLDVRTRELSAGRFFSAAEVEQAADVVVLGPDTAGELFARGSPVGQTVTVDGTPMTVIGVLTSSGASASGTSEDDLAVVPISTAKRLTGTASSSVSTIYVEAASADTLTAAYQEINALLLALHGVSADEADFSISTQDSLVETANSTNETLTVLLAGIAAISLLVGGIGVMNIMLVSVTERIREIGLRKALGATPSVIRHQFLVEASLLGFTGGLVGVLVGVVGAQLLPAIIDQPVSVSLVATLGAIGTA from the coding sequence GTGAGCTGGCTCGAGACCCTCCGCGCCGCCGCCGAGGCGGTCCGGGCCCATCGGCTCCGCTCGGTCCTGACCATGCTCGGGATCGTCATCGGGATCTCGTCGGTGATCCTCACCGTCGGCCTCGGCCAGGGTGCCCAGGACCAGGTGCGCCAGCAGATCAGCGCCCTGGGCAGCAACCTGCTGATCATCTCGCCCGGCAGCAGCACCGACTCCAGCGGCCTGCGCGGCGGCTTCGGCTCCGCGTCCACGCTGACCCTCCGAGACGCCACGGCCATCGCGGACGAGACCGTGGTCCCGGACGCGTCCGAGGTCGCACCCACCACCTCGACGTCCGCCTCGCTGGAGGCGGGGGAGACCAACTGGACCAGCTCGGTCGTGGGCACCACGACCAGCTGGCTCGACGTCCGGACCCGGGAGCTCTCCGCGGGCCGGTTCTTCTCCGCGGCCGAGGTGGAGCAGGCGGCCGACGTCGTCGTGCTCGGCCCCGACACGGCCGGCGAGCTGTTCGCGAGGGGCAGCCCGGTCGGGCAGACCGTCACGGTCGACGGCACCCCGATGACCGTGATCGGTGTGCTGACCTCGTCGGGCGCGTCCGCTAGCGGCACCAGCGAGGACGACCTCGCCGTCGTACCGATCAGCACGGCCAAGCGGCTCACCGGGACCGCGTCGTCGTCGGTCTCGACGATCTATGTCGAGGCCGCCTCGGCCGACACCCTGACCGCGGCGTACCAGGAGATCAACGCGCTGCTGCTCGCGCTGCACGGGGTGAGCGCCGACGAGGCCGACTTCTCCATCTCGACCCAGGACTCCCTGGTCGAGACGGCGAACTCGACCAACGAGACCCTGACCGTGCTGCTCGCGGGCATCGCCGCGATCTCGCTGCTGGTCGGCGGGATCGGGGTCATGAACATCATGCTCGTCTCCGTCACGGAGCGGATCCGCGAGATCGGGCTGCGCAAGGCGCTCGGCGCGACCCCGAGCGTGATCCGGCACCAGTTCCTCGTGGAGGCCTCGCTGCTCGGCTTCACCGGCGGCCTGGTCGGCGTCCTGGTGGGCGTGGTCGGCGCCCAGCTGCTGCCGGCGATCATCGACCAGCCGGTCTCCGTGTCCCTGGTCGCCACCCTCGGCGCCATCGGCACCGCCTAG
- the erpA gene encoding iron-sulfur cluster insertion protein ErpA, which yields MTEQVDTTTERRTDQINLSPVAATKVKNLLDQEGRDDLQLRISVQPGGCSGLRYQLFFDERTLDGDVVTDFDGVSVVVDRMSVPYLNGAMIDFVDSIEKQGFTIDNPNATGSCACGDSFH from the coding sequence ATGACCGAGCAGGTGGACACGACCACAGAGCGTCGCACCGACCAGATCAACCTGAGCCCGGTGGCGGCGACGAAGGTGAAGAACCTTCTCGACCAGGAGGGTCGCGACGACCTGCAGCTGCGGATCTCGGTGCAGCCGGGTGGCTGCTCGGGCCTGCGCTACCAGCTCTTCTTCGACGAGCGCACCCTCGACGGCGACGTCGTCACCGACTTCGACGGCGTGTCCGTCGTGGTCGACCGGATGAGCGTCCCCTACCTCAACGGCGCGATGATCGACTTCGTCGACAGCATCGAGAAGCAGGGCTTCACCATCGACAACCCCAACGCCACGGGATCCTGCGCGTGCGGTGACTCGTTCCACTGA
- a CDS encoding DUF5666 domain-containing protein, which translates to MKVSRITRGTACSALLIATLAACGGDSEPATDTGAAESPAAAQAGGPGAGGPGSGGPGGGGMPGSPGTSGTIAAVSGKTLQVQSASSGQVAVSWTADTAFLEQVAGSLDDVTVGSCVMVTSDGETADGEPVAATAVRITEAVDGECAGGFGGGGPGGARPEGMPTDMPTDLPDGGRRGFGVAFGEVTAVSGTGFTVESTDSSVEVTVTDATTYSSTVEADAAAVEVGRCAMAVGEADDTGAVTATRISLSDPVDGECASGRGPGGSPAQGDAS; encoded by the coding sequence ATGAAGGTCTCCCGCATCACCCGTGGCACCGCATGCTCGGCGCTCCTGATCGCCACCCTCGCCGCCTGTGGTGGGGACAGCGAGCCGGCCACCGACACGGGCGCCGCCGAGTCGCCCGCTGCCGCCCAGGCCGGGGGTCCGGGTGCCGGCGGTCCCGGTAGCGGCGGTCCCGGTGGCGGCGGGATGCCCGGTTCTCCCGGCACCTCCGGCACCATCGCGGCCGTCAGCGGCAAGACCCTGCAGGTCCAGAGCGCGAGCTCGGGGCAGGTGGCGGTCAGCTGGACCGCCGACACGGCCTTCCTCGAGCAGGTCGCCGGCTCCCTGGACGACGTCACGGTCGGCAGCTGCGTGATGGTCACCTCGGACGGCGAGACGGCCGACGGCGAGCCGGTAGCGGCCACCGCCGTCCGGATCACCGAGGCCGTGGACGGCGAGTGCGCCGGCGGCTTCGGCGGCGGCGGACCGGGCGGTGCGCGCCCCGAGGGGATGCCGACCGACATGCCCACCGACCTGCCTGACGGCGGCCGGCGTGGCTTCGGCGTGGCGTTCGGCGAGGTGACCGCGGTGAGCGGCACCGGGTTCACCGTCGAGTCCACGGACAGCAGCGTCGAGGTCACGGTCACGGACGCCACGACGTACTCCTCGACCGTCGAGGCGGACGCCGCCGCGGTCGAGGTCGGCCGCTGCGCCATGGCCGTCGGCGAGGCCGACGACACCGGGGCCGTGACCGCGACCCGGATCAGTCTCAGCGACCCGGTCGACGGCGAGTGCGCCTCCGGCCGCGGACCCGGCGGGTCCCCGGCCCAGGGCGACGCCTCGTGA
- the nadA gene encoding quinolinate synthase NadA: MTTVDLPLLPLGRGTDIASERGVDCPGDLPSPSDPDLVARAAAAKAALGERLFVLGHHYQRDEVIAFADVTGDSFKLARDAAGRPDAEFIVFCGVHFMAESADILTGPDQKVILPDLAAGCSMADMARLAQVKSTWDALTAAGIADSVVPVTYMNSSADIKAFCGRNGGVVCTSSNAEVALEWAFEQKPDAKILFLPDQHLGRNTAVLKMGISLDECVVWNPLKPNGGLTVEELQKARVILWKGHCSVHGRFTPEVVDELRATIPDVQILVHPECQHEVVLKADLVGSTEFIIKTIEAAPAGSSWAIGTELNLVKRLANAHPDKRITFLDKTVCYCSTMNRIDLPHFVWALESLVAGTVPNQITVDPETEKWALVALERMLALPGKTSRD; the protein is encoded by the coding sequence ATGACGACCGTCGATCTCCCGCTGCTGCCGCTGGGCCGTGGCACCGACATCGCCTCCGAGCGCGGCGTCGACTGCCCGGGCGACCTGCCCTCGCCGTCCGACCCCGACCTGGTCGCGCGCGCCGCGGCGGCCAAGGCCGCCCTGGGCGAGCGGCTCTTCGTGCTGGGCCACCACTACCAGCGCGACGAGGTGATCGCGTTCGCCGACGTCACCGGTGACTCCTTCAAGCTGGCGCGCGACGCGGCCGGCCGGCCCGACGCCGAGTTCATCGTCTTCTGCGGCGTCCACTTCATGGCGGAGTCGGCCGACATCCTCACCGGGCCGGACCAGAAGGTGATCCTGCCCGACCTGGCCGCCGGCTGCTCGATGGCCGACATGGCCCGGCTGGCCCAGGTCAAGAGCACCTGGGACGCGCTGACCGCGGCCGGGATCGCGGACTCCGTCGTACCTGTCACGTACATGAACTCCAGCGCCGACATCAAGGCGTTCTGCGGCCGCAACGGCGGCGTCGTCTGCACCTCCAGCAACGCCGAGGTCGCCCTCGAGTGGGCCTTCGAGCAGAAGCCCGACGCCAAGATCCTGTTCCTCCCCGACCAGCACCTCGGCCGCAACACCGCGGTGCTGAAGATGGGCATCTCCCTCGACGAGTGCGTCGTGTGGAACCCGCTGAAGCCGAACGGCGGCCTGACCGTCGAGGAGCTGCAGAAGGCCCGGGTGATCCTGTGGAAGGGCCACTGCTCGGTGCACGGCCGCTTCACCCCCGAGGTCGTCGACGAGCTGCGCGCGACCATCCCGGACGTGCAGATCCTGGTGCACCCCGAGTGCCAGCACGAGGTCGTGCTGAAGGCCGACCTGGTCGGCTCGACGGAGTTCATCATCAAGACCATCGAGGCCGCGCCCGCCGGCTCGTCCTGGGCCATCGGCACCGAGCTCAACCTGGTCAAGCGGCTGGCCAACGCCCACCCGGACAAGCGCATCACGTTCCTCGACAAGACCGTCTGCTACTGCTCGACGATGAACCGGATCGACCTGCCCCACTTCGTGTGGGCGCTGGAGTCGCTGGTCGCGGGCACGGTGCCGAACCAGATCACCGTCGACCCCGAGACCGAGAAGTGGGCGCTGGTCGCCCTGGAGCGGATGCTCGCCCTGCCCGGCAAGACCTCCCGCGACTGA
- a CDS encoding glycerate kinase, translating into MRILVAPDKFAGTLTALEAAEAIAVGWRRHAPDDELDLAPMADGGPGFVDVLHAALGGSLLAVTVRGPFGEQVPGTVLVVGETAYVESAQACGLHLTGAQRAEEATTYGVGELVLAAVAAGASTVVVGLGGSGTNDGGAGLLAALGASADRPLDRGAAGLAGVTTVTVPEVGVRLVAASDVDNPLAGLLGATKTFGPQKGIPEERLPVVDGWLEELAVAAGRRTALEKGAGAAGGLGFALLLLGATREPGIELVATAVRLAERARAADLVLTGEGAFDFSSRSGKVPYGVASIAESALRPCVALAGQVLVGSREMRALGVESAYSLVDLVGQERAFADPAGSLAELAARVARTWSPRRPSAAGE; encoded by the coding sequence ATGCGCATCCTGGTCGCCCCCGACAAGTTCGCGGGCACGCTCACGGCCCTCGAAGCCGCCGAGGCGATAGCGGTCGGCTGGCGCCGGCACGCCCCGGACGACGAGCTCGACCTGGCGCCGATGGCCGACGGCGGGCCGGGCTTCGTCGACGTCCTGCACGCCGCCCTCGGCGGCAGCCTGCTCGCGGTGACCGTCCGCGGCCCGTTCGGCGAGCAGGTGCCGGGCACCGTGCTGGTGGTGGGCGAGACGGCGTACGTCGAGAGTGCGCAGGCGTGCGGCCTGCACCTGACCGGCGCCCAGCGCGCCGAGGAGGCCACGACGTACGGCGTGGGCGAGCTCGTGCTCGCGGCGGTCGCGGCCGGCGCGTCCACCGTCGTGGTGGGACTGGGCGGCAGCGGCACCAACGACGGGGGAGCGGGTCTGCTCGCGGCGCTCGGGGCGAGTGCCGACCGGCCGCTGGACCGGGGCGCCGCCGGGCTCGCGGGCGTCACCACGGTGACGGTGCCGGAGGTCGGCGTGCGGCTGGTCGCCGCCAGCGACGTGGACAACCCGCTGGCCGGCCTGCTCGGCGCGACCAAGACCTTCGGGCCGCAGAAGGGGATCCCGGAGGAGCGGCTGCCGGTCGTCGACGGCTGGCTGGAGGAGCTGGCCGTGGCCGCCGGGCGGCGTACCGCGCTGGAGAAGGGCGCCGGCGCGGCGGGGGGACTCGGCTTCGCGCTGCTGCTCCTCGGCGCGACCCGCGAGCCGGGCATCGAGCTGGTGGCCACGGCGGTCCGGCTCGCCGAGCGCGCCCGCGCGGCCGACCTGGTGCTCACCGGCGAGGGGGCCTTCGACTTCTCCAGCCGCTCCGGCAAGGTGCCGTACGGCGTCGCGAGCATCGCCGAGTCCGCCCTCCGGCCCTGCGTCGCGCTGGCCGGCCAGGTGCTGGTCGGGTCCCGCGAGATGCGAGCGCTCGGCGTCGAGTCGGCGTACTCCCTGGTCGACCTGGTCGGCCAGGAGCGGGCCTTCGCGGATCCCGCCGGCTCGTTGGCCGAGCTCGCGGCCCGGGTCGCTCGCACCTGGTCGCCTCGCCGACCGAGCGCCGCCGGGGAATAA
- a CDS encoding carbohydrate kinase family protein gives MSLLIAGSIATDHLMGYAGKFSDSLVVEQLDKISLSFLVDDLEIRRGGVAANMCFGLGRLGLNPVLVGSAGEDFADYRSWLERHGVNCSHVRISETRHTARFVCTTDPTGAQIASFYPGAMSEARLMELGPIVDRVGAPTYVLIGADDPDGMLRHTQECRQRGYPFIADPSQQLAFSGGELIRDLVDGAAILFSNEYESHLIEQKTGWSAEEILSRVGTQVTTLGAQGVRVSRVGEPDIVLPAAKNVTAVEPTGVGDAFRSGFLAAVTWGVDHERAAQVGCVLAAYVVETVGTQEYTFTRDQFLGRLEESYGPEAAKDIEPHLALVR, from the coding sequence ATGTCACTGCTGATCGCCGGTTCCATCGCCACCGACCACCTGATGGGCTACGCCGGGAAGTTCTCCGACTCCCTGGTGGTGGAGCAGCTGGACAAGATCTCGCTCTCCTTCCTCGTCGACGACCTGGAGATCCGGCGCGGTGGCGTCGCCGCCAACATGTGCTTCGGTCTGGGCCGGCTCGGCCTGAACCCGGTCCTCGTCGGATCGGCCGGCGAGGACTTCGCCGACTACCGCTCGTGGCTGGAGCGGCACGGCGTGAACTGCTCCCACGTGCGGATCTCCGAGACCCGTCACACCGCCCGGTTCGTGTGCACGACCGACCCGACGGGCGCACAGATCGCCTCCTTCTACCCCGGCGCGATGAGCGAGGCCCGGCTGATGGAGCTCGGTCCGATCGTCGACCGGGTCGGGGCACCGACGTACGTCCTGATCGGTGCCGACGACCCGGACGGGATGCTGCGCCACACCCAGGAGTGCCGCCAGCGCGGCTACCCGTTCATCGCCGACCCCAGCCAGCAGCTCGCGTTCAGTGGCGGCGAGCTGATCCGCGACCTCGTCGATGGGGCGGCGATCCTGTTCTCCAACGAGTACGAGTCCCACCTGATCGAGCAGAAGACCGGCTGGTCCGCCGAGGAGATTCTCTCCCGGGTCGGCACCCAGGTGACCACCCTCGGTGCCCAGGGCGTCCGGGTGAGCCGGGTCGGCGAGCCCGACATCGTGCTCCCCGCAGCGAAGAACGTCACCGCCGTCGAGCCGACCGGGGTCGGCGACGCCTTCCGGTCCGGCTTCCTGGCCGCCGTCACCTGGGGCGTCGACCACGAGCGTGCGGCCCAGGTCGGGTGCGTGCTCGCGGCGTACGTCGTGGAGACGGTGGGCACCCAGGAGTACACCTTCACCCGCGACCAGTTCCTGGGCCGCCTGGAGGAGTCCTACGGCCCCGAGGCGGCCAAGGACATCGAGCCGCACCTCGCGCTGGTGCGCTGA
- a CDS encoding GAF domain-containing sensor histidine kinase produces MSVPAATDDTRVAQIGRYRVVTRPPRGDLVALVDVAAQVADVPMATINLITDTEQHQIATAGFEASVCAREDSMCNVVFQGGVPVIVPDASRDDRFRDNPFVTGVIGDVRFYATYPLATPEGTLIGTLCVFDTVPRTLTDKQKRALAHLADRVVDLLELELRTRELSSTVDDLRDTQSELERSNEVLAAFAGQVSHDLRNPLAAVMMALAMIAEQTEESGGSTFLMDRALSGAERMQALIDDLLGFARLGGELSRAPVDLGALVADVREDLAAALAGATVDVEELPVVVGDAVQLRAVVQNLVANAAKFTRPGEKARIEIGALRQGDRWRIQVCDHGRGIAPEQRDRVFQPLARVDESVEGSGIGLATCRRIVEAHGGQIGLDASPDGGTCAWFELPA; encoded by the coding sequence GTGAGCGTGCCCGCCGCCACGGACGACACGCGTGTCGCCCAGATCGGGCGCTACCGGGTGGTCACCCGGCCACCCCGCGGGGACCTCGTGGCGCTGGTCGACGTCGCCGCCCAGGTGGCCGACGTACCGATGGCGACGATCAACCTGATCACCGACACCGAGCAGCACCAGATCGCCACGGCCGGCTTCGAGGCCTCGGTGTGCGCCCGCGAGGACTCGATGTGCAACGTCGTCTTCCAGGGCGGGGTGCCGGTGATCGTGCCGGACGCGAGCCGGGACGACCGCTTCCGGGACAACCCGTTCGTCACCGGGGTGATCGGAGACGTCCGCTTCTACGCGACGTACCCGCTGGCGACCCCCGAGGGCACGCTGATCGGCACCCTCTGCGTGTTCGACACCGTGCCCCGGACCCTGACCGACAAGCAGAAGCGCGCGCTGGCGCACCTGGCCGACCGGGTCGTCGACCTGCTGGAGCTGGAGCTGCGCACCCGCGAGCTCAGCTCGACCGTCGACGACCTGCGCGACACGCAGTCCGAGCTGGAGCGGTCCAACGAGGTGCTGGCGGCCTTCGCCGGCCAGGTCAGCCACGACCTGCGCAACCCGCTCGCTGCGGTCATGATGGCGCTGGCCATGATCGCCGAGCAGACCGAGGAGTCCGGCGGCTCGACGTTCCTCATGGACCGGGCACTCAGCGGCGCCGAGCGCATGCAGGCGCTCATCGACGACCTGCTGGGCTTCGCCCGGCTCGGTGGCGAGCTCTCCCGGGCGCCCGTCGACCTCGGCGCGCTCGTGGCCGACGTCCGGGAGGACCTGGCAGCGGCGCTGGCCGGAGCCACCGTCGACGTCGAGGAGCTCCCCGTGGTGGTCGGGGACGCGGTCCAGCTGCGCGCGGTCGTCCAGAACCTCGTCGCGAATGCCGCGAAGTTCACGCGCCCGGGGGAGAAGGCCCGGATCGAGATCGGCGCGCTTCGGCAGGGGGACCGCTGGCGGATCCAGGTGTGCGACCACGGGCGCGGCATCGCCCCGGAGCAGCGCGACCGGGTCTTCCAGCCGCTGGCCCGGGTGGACGAGTCGGTCGAGGGCTCCGGCATCGGGCTCGCGACCTGTCGTCGGATCGTCGAGGCGCACGGCGGCCAGATCGGCCTGGACGCCTCGCCGGACGGCGGCACCTGCGCCTGGTTCGAGCTCCCCGCCTGA
- a CDS encoding sulfurtransferase TusA family protein, whose translation MNTPVDVELDCRGLLCPLPVIELGKRFPQVPLGGVVAVVATDVAARHDVPAWCRMRGQEYLGEDRADDDVPRYLVRRLT comes from the coding sequence GTGAACACCCCGGTCGACGTCGAGCTCGACTGCCGCGGCCTGCTCTGCCCGCTGCCGGTCATCGAGCTCGGCAAGCGGTTCCCGCAGGTGCCGCTCGGCGGCGTGGTGGCCGTGGTGGCCACCGACGTCGCCGCGCGCCACGACGTACCGGCGTGGTGCCGGATGCGCGGGCAGGAGTACCTCGGCGAGGACCGCGCCGACGACGACGTGCCCCGCTACCTGGTGCGCCGGCTGACCTGA